A genomic region of Elaeis guineensis isolate ETL-2024a chromosome 9, EG11, whole genome shotgun sequence contains the following coding sequences:
- the LOC105032685 gene encoding uncharacterized protein, with protein sequence MELAKEKDERLKLVHMALHQLLEERKSTIKDKKEEEEDLFLSRLLSQLESLQKDANNTQLPADSPNKEEPASSSSSKNKDCDINNVGMDEVVRELRRVKRQNLITHCLLFVMIIITAYWQFNEVSLLLTVKDKFSHPLRAVGDMIKGSFKGKGKKPHIEAHLPPIGVPEIPHGDLPSITLNNNALSALNNRKE encoded by the exons ATGGAGCTGGCTAAAGAAAAGGATGAGAGATTGAAGTTGGTGCATATGGCTCTCCACCAGCTCTTGGAGGAGAGGAAGAGCACAATAAAGGAcaaaaaagaggaagaggaagacctCTTCCTCTCCAGATTGCTCTCCCAG TTGGAATCCCTGCAGAAGGATGCCAACAATACCCAACTGCCCGCAGATTCACCGAATAAGGAAGAGCCGGCATCGTCCTCATCATCGAAGAACAAAGATTGTGATATCAATAATGTGGGGATGGATGAGGTAGTGAGGGAGCTAAGGAGGGTAAAGAGGCAAAATTTGATTACTCATTGCCTGCTTTTTGTCATGATTATTATCACTGCCTATTGGCAGTTCAATGAGGTCTCCCTCTTGCTCACTGTGAAGGACAAATTTAGCCATCCATTAAGGGCTGTTGGGGATATGATCAAAGGCTCTTTCAAGGGCAAAGGCAAGAAGCCACATATCGAAGCACACCTCCCTCCAATCGGTGTTCCAGAGATCCCCCATGGTGATCTACCATCCATAACTTTAAACAACAATGCTCTCTCTGCTTTAAACAACCGTAAGGAATGA